A window of Elusimicrobiota bacterium contains these coding sequences:
- a CDS encoding CHASE2 domain-containing protein, producing MVPKRRRPRPETEAIEEKTIKRPSANTWWVVGVTAAVLVFYVFGFFDRLENASIDFRFAQRGLRPVDSRIALITINDDSLKKLGLYPWPRDLHARLVQLLSRAGAAAVAFDVLFLEEDRKNPSGDAALGRTAAANGRVVFGSLITDFADGAPSKVDRPIAALQNPRNGTGYVNVFPEKDGILRNAALWVSLEGRVLPSLSLAALAVVRQRTVESLAAALEKRASGDWHEMIVNFSGWNENAAGSPSPYRYYPYADVLSGRTHPDAFKNKIVIVCGTATGLFDNTAVPNLRNFPGPEFHANVLDNLLNGTYLRSPPAWWSLPVILLLGLVIGPWLAGLKTKRGATAVGAILIVYYALCQFGFNRFYYVFNFIVPLVALLATYGTMLFRRLLTEEKEKRRIKSMFGQYVSPKVIDILIRDSSRMKLGGEERHVTLFFSDIAGFTTVSEKLSPQELVAVLNDYLSTMTDVILDLDGTLDKFIGDAIMAFWNAPLDQPKHALLACRAAVKQMALLPELHQRFGDKGWPVVEFRIGLNTGPAVIGNMGSTTHRNFTAVGDTVNLASRLEGANKMFGTRILISESTFQAAKDDVEVRELDFLRVKGKTQPIRVFELLAMKNGVSPEKKKSVSLFTEGLALYRDRRFTDATAKFFESLKASPDDKPSQIYIKRCEQFLTTPPPPDWDGVYVMTSK from the coding sequence TTGGTTCCAAAACGCCGCCGGCCCCGCCCCGAAACCGAAGCGATCGAGGAAAAAACAATAAAGCGCCCTTCCGCCAACACGTGGTGGGTCGTCGGCGTCACGGCCGCGGTGTTGGTGTTTTACGTTTTCGGCTTTTTTGATCGCCTCGAAAACGCCTCCATCGATTTCCGGTTCGCCCAACGGGGCCTCCGTCCCGTTGATTCCCGCATTGCCCTCATCACCATCAACGACGATTCCCTGAAAAAATTGGGGCTCTACCCCTGGCCCCGGGACCTGCACGCCCGGCTCGTTCAATTGCTAAGCCGGGCGGGCGCCGCGGCCGTCGCCTTTGACGTTCTCTTTTTGGAAGAGGACCGCAAAAACCCGTCCGGCGACGCCGCCCTGGGCCGAACGGCCGCGGCCAACGGCCGGGTGGTTTTCGGTTCGCTCATCACCGATTTTGCGGACGGGGCCCCGTCAAAAGTGGATCGGCCCATCGCCGCGCTCCAAAATCCCCGCAACGGAACCGGGTACGTCAACGTGTTCCCTGAAAAAGACGGCATTCTACGGAACGCCGCCCTGTGGGTCTCTCTGGAGGGGCGCGTCCTGCCCTCCCTGAGTTTGGCCGCCCTGGCCGTCGTTCGCCAACGGACGGTTGAAAGCCTCGCCGCGGCCTTGGAAAAACGGGCGTCGGGCGACTGGCACGAAATGATCGTCAATTTTTCGGGTTGGAACGAGAACGCCGCCGGGTCGCCTTCGCCGTACCGGTACTACCCCTACGCCGATGTTCTTTCGGGACGGACCCACCCGGACGCCTTTAAAAACAAGATTGTCATCGTTTGTGGAACGGCCACCGGACTTTTCGACAACACCGCTGTTCCGAATCTGCGCAATTTCCCAGGTCCCGAATTCCACGCCAACGTCCTTGACAATCTGCTGAACGGCACCTATCTCCGCTCGCCCCCCGCCTGGTGGTCTCTCCCCGTCATTCTTCTTTTGGGTCTCGTGATCGGCCCCTGGCTGGCCGGATTAAAAACCAAGCGCGGGGCAACCGCTGTGGGGGCCATTTTAATCGTCTACTACGCGCTCTGCCAATTCGGTTTTAATCGCTTTTATTACGTCTTCAATTTCATCGTTCCCTTGGTCGCCTTGCTCGCCACGTACGGCACGATGCTGTTCCGCCGCCTTTTGACCGAAGAAAAGGAAAAACGCCGGATCAAAAGCATGTTCGGTCAATACGTTTCCCCGAAAGTGATCGATATTCTCATCCGCGACTCCTCCCGCATGAAATTGGGGGGCGAGGAACGTCACGTCACCCTGTTCTTTTCGGACATCGCCGGTTTCACGACGGTCTCCGAAAAATTATCTCCCCAGGAACTCGTCGCGGTGCTAAACGATTACCTGAGCACGATGACCGACGTGATCTTGGACCTCGATGGAACCCTCGACAAATTCATCGGCGACGCCATCATGGCGTTCTGGAACGCCCCCCTGGATCAGCCGAAGCACGCGCTCCTGGCCTGCCGGGCCGCCGTGAAACAGATGGCGCTTTTGCCCGAACTTCATCAACGATTCGGCGACAAAGGCTGGCCCGTGGTGGAGTTCCGGATCGGCTTGAACACGGGCCCCGCCGTCATCGGCAACATGGGCTCCACCACCCACCGAAACTTCACCGCCGTGGGGGACACCGTCAATTTGGCCTCCCGACTCGAGGGCGCCAACAAAATGTTCGGGACTCGGATCTTGATTTCCGAAAGCACGTTCCAGGCCGCCAAGGACGACGTCGAGGTCCGGGAATTGGATTTCCTCCGCGTGAAGGGGAAAACCCAGCCCATCCGGGTCTTTGAATTGCTCGCCATGAAAAACGGGGTGTCCCCGGAAAAGAAAAAATCCGTTTCCCTGTTCACCGAAGGATTGGCGCTTTACCGCGATCGTCGGTTCACGGACGCCACGGCCAAATTTTTCGAGTCCCTGAAGGCGTCGCCCGATGACAAGCCCTCTCAAATCTACATTAAGCGTTGCGAGCAATTCCTGACCACGCCCCCGCCCCCGGACTGGGATGGGGTGTACGTGATGACCAGCAAGTAA
- a CDS encoding SPASM domain-containing protein — translation MNVLSVRPTPRLAPAPPAIAQRFKRVYIEISNVCNLQCSFCPAVARDTQFMGIDLFRKIAAAAAPLTEEVGFHLMGEPLLHPAFNSFVDACASLGLPIHLTTNGFLLQPTRSNILLHPALKQINFSLQSFADNFPEKDDADYLQRIFDFTERAGRERPDLYINYRLWNHGAPRSLEGNGRLIGKIKRGLGVDFGNVPDVRWKKSVPLKGRASLHFDTRFQWPHPDQPVRSSRGFCHGLSTHIGVLADGTVVPCCLDKEGVINLGNLGTQNIHDVLQSPRATAIREGFKKGILVEDLCRKCTYISRFDGKAQKINPDASPRPPDPVHGN, via the coding sequence GTGAACGTCCTTTCCGTTCGGCCAACCCCGCGCCTTGCCCCAGCGCCGCCGGCGATCGCCCAACGATTTAAAAGGGTCTACATCGAAATCAGCAACGTTTGCAATTTGCAGTGCTCCTTCTGCCCCGCCGTCGCTCGGGACACGCAGTTCATGGGGATCGACCTTTTTAGGAAAATCGCCGCCGCCGCGGCGCCGCTGACGGAAGAAGTCGGCTTTCATTTGATGGGGGAACCCCTGCTCCACCCCGCCTTTAATTCCTTCGTCGACGCCTGCGCTTCCCTGGGCCTTCCCATCCATTTAACGACCAACGGGTTCTTGCTCCAGCCGACCCGCTCGAACATTCTGTTGCATCCGGCCCTAAAACAAATCAATTTTTCGCTTCAAAGTTTTGCGGACAATTTTCCCGAAAAGGACGACGCGGACTACCTTCAACGGATTTTTGACTTCACGGAGCGGGCCGGGCGGGAACGCCCCGATCTTTACATCAATTACCGCCTCTGGAACCACGGAGCGCCCAGGTCGTTGGAAGGGAACGGTCGTCTGATCGGGAAAATCAAGCGGGGGCTGGGCGTCGATTTTGGTAATGTGCCGGATGTCCGATGGAAGAAAAGCGTTCCATTGAAAGGCCGGGCGTCGCTGCATTTCGACACCCGATTTCAATGGCCCCACCCCGACCAACCGGTCCGGTCCTCCCGGGGCTTTTGCCACGGACTGTCCACCCACATTGGGGTGTTGGCCGACGGGACCGTCGTTCCCTGTTGCTTGGACAAGGAAGGCGTTATTAATTTGGGAAACCTCGGCACCCAAAACATCCACGACGTGCTTCAAAGCCCCCGGGCCACGGCCATCCGCGAGGGGTTTAAAAAAGGGATCCTGGTGGAGGACCTTTGTCGAAAATGCACTTACATTTCCCGCTTTGACGGCAAAGCCCAAAAAATTAACCCCGACGCCTCCCCCCGGCCCCCGGACCCCGTTCATGGAAACTAA
- the folB gene encoding dihydroneopterin aldolase: MDKLIINGLELWLKIGCTEAERAFPQRIEMDVTLELSLSAAGKSDDLAQSMDYAAVADALRQKLTPQSFHLIETVAEQAADLVLWKYKPRAVTVLIKKRALPGLAWAGVEIHRP, from the coding sequence ATGGATAAATTGATCATCAACGGGTTGGAACTTTGGCTCAAAATCGGCTGCACGGAGGCCGAGCGGGCCTTCCCCCAGCGGATTGAAATGGACGTGACTTTGGAACTGTCTTTAAGCGCGGCGGGCAAAAGCGACGATCTGGCCCAATCGATGGACTACGCCGCCGTGGCCGATGCCCTTCGGCAAAAGTTAACGCCTCAATCCTTTCACTTGATCGAAACCGTCGCGGAGCAGGCGGCGGACCTCGTGCTGTGGAAATACAAACCCCGGGCCGTCACCGTCCTCATCAAAAAACGCGCCCTCCCAGGACTCGCCTGGGCCGGCGTGGAAATCCACCGCCCTTAG
- a CDS encoding CoA-binding protein — protein MTDNNGPRSAEKTVAVIGATNDRAKFGNKSVRAHLKAGYRVYPVHPRETTVEGLPVFKSIRDVPPVDRVTVYIPPGALLQILPDIAAKQPKEFFLNPGTESPEVLEKARALGLQPIQACSIVDLGYASSHF, from the coding sequence GTGACCGACAACAACGGGCCCCGCTCGGCCGAAAAAACCGTGGCCGTGATCGGCGCCACCAACGACCGCGCCAAATTCGGCAACAAGTCCGTCCGGGCGCATTTGAAGGCCGGCTACAGGGTTTATCCCGTTCATCCCCGGGAAACCACCGTCGAGGGTTTGCCCGTTTTCAAGTCCATCCGGGATGTCCCGCCGGTGGACCGAGTGACGGTGTACATACCGCCCGGCGCCCTGCTGCAAATTCTGCCGGACATCGCGGCCAAACAACCCAAGGAGTTTTTCCTGAACCCAGGAACCGAAAGCCCCGAGGTTTTGGAAAAAGCCCGGGCCTTGGGTTTGCAACCCATTCAAGCCTGCAGCATCGTGGACCTGGGCTACGCTTCCTCCCATTTCTGA
- the ispH gene encoding 4-hydroxy-3-methylbut-2-enyl diphosphate reductase: MKILLARPRGFCAGVVRAVDIVDIALQKFPAPIYVRKEIVHNRAVVDDFKSRGVVFIDTLDEAPAQSVVIFSAHGVSPEVRRRADERGLRVIDATCPLVTKVHLEVHRFRREGFRLLLVGHREHDEVEGTLGEAPGEITLVENVDDVVRLPFPLDEKLMILTQTTLSLDETRDVILAIKKRFPNAETPPKDDICYATQNRQDAVKDLLRRDIDLLLVVGSKNSSNSQRLVDVARQSGCSAHLIDGAGEIDPAWLTGVTTVGVTAGASAPEHLVQGVVALLTGRGGRVEEVTVREEDVHFSLPKELAGLAPTR, encoded by the coding sequence GTGAAAATCCTCCTCGCCCGCCCCCGGGGATTTTGCGCGGGGGTCGTGCGGGCCGTCGATATCGTCGACATCGCCCTTCAGAAATTTCCGGCCCCGATTTACGTCCGCAAAGAAATCGTCCACAACCGGGCGGTCGTCGACGATTTTAAATCCCGGGGCGTGGTCTTCATCGACACCCTGGACGAAGCCCCCGCCCAAAGCGTGGTCATTTTTTCCGCCCACGGGGTGTCCCCGGAAGTCCGTCGCCGGGCCGACGAACGCGGCCTCCGGGTCATCGACGCCACCTGCCCCCTGGTCACCAAGGTCCACCTCGAAGTTCACCGTTTCCGGCGGGAAGGTTTCCGCCTGTTGCTGGTCGGCCACCGGGAGCACGACGAAGTCGAAGGAACCCTGGGCGAAGCCCCCGGGGAGATCACCCTGGTGGAAAACGTCGACGACGTGGTCCGCCTGCCCTTTCCGCTCGATGAAAAACTCATGATTCTCACCCAAACCACCCTGAGCCTGGACGAAACCCGGGACGTGATCCTCGCCATCAAAAAACGCTTCCCCAACGCCGAGACGCCGCCCAAGGACGACATCTGTTACGCCACCCAAAACCGCCAAGACGCGGTCAAAGATTTGCTTCGCCGCGACATCGACCTCCTTTTGGTGGTCGGTTCCAAAAACAGCTCCAACAGCCAACGACTGGTGGACGTGGCCCGTCAATCGGGCTGCTCCGCCCATTTGATCGATGGCGCGGGCGAGATCGACCCCGCCTGGCTGACCGGCGTCACAACCGTCGGCGTCACGGCCGGCGCTTCGGCGCCGGAACACCTGGTGCAGGGCGTGGTGGCTCTTTTGACCGGTCGCGGCGGCCGGGTGGAGGAAGTCACCGTCCGGGAAGAGGACGTCCACTTTTCCTTGCCCAAAGAATTGGCCGGCCTCGCGCCGACCCGATGA
- a CDS encoding 6-carboxytetrahydropterin synthase, with the protein MFKVVREIHFCYGHRLMNYEGKCRHPHGHNGRVEVEVSARKLDPRGMVVDFGDIKSRLQSWIDDHLDHQMILRKDDPLAKTLKSLGEPFYLMRDNPTAENIAKEIFTVARKRGLPVTRVTLWETEKSWASFQP; encoded by the coding sequence GTGTTCAAAGTCGTCCGTGAAATCCACTTTTGCTACGGCCACCGCCTGATGAATTATGAAGGGAAGTGCCGCCATCCCCACGGACACAACGGCCGGGTGGAAGTGGAGGTTTCGGCCCGAAAACTCGACCCCCGGGGCATGGTGGTGGATTTCGGGGACATCAAAAGCCGCCTGCAGAGCTGGATCGACGACCACCTGGACCACCAGATGATTCTTCGGAAGGACGATCCCCTGGCGAAAACGCTCAAAAGCCTGGGCGAACCCTTTTACTTAATGCGGGACAACCCCACCGCCGAGAACATTGCCAAGGAAATCTTCACCGTGGCCCGGAAGCGGGGCCTGCCCGTGACCCGCGTGACCCTCTGGGAAACCGAAAAGTCCTGGGCGTCCTTCCAGCCCTAG
- the tilS gene encoding tRNA lysidine(34) synthetase TilS: protein MSDLLAEFRRRLPDPTPSRLLIACSGGPDSMALLDLADRFRRDTGAFVAAGHVDHGLRGPASRADAAFVERWCRDRDLPLDVQRVGVRTGARKRRKGLEEAARHLRYAALARSARKFRCPMVLTAHTLGDQAETVFMNLLRGAGPAGLAGMAAEAPWPAGIGPRLGRPLLLVSRKDILAYLKKRRIPWRKDATNDEPVFLRNRIRPTLRQWERWRPGFFDRVAQTAQILRDEEDYWRDRLAVPGHAHRRKNSPARLDIAPFLRYPIVEQRRRLRHVFGLAHFESVERVRALAAAPRGGPSRGPLDLPGVRVARAGRFLLFQRRRPGTKYGRRSL, encoded by the coding sequence TTGTCCGACCTTCTCGCCGAATTTCGTCGCCGCCTCCCCGATCCGACGCCGTCCCGCCTCCTGATTGCCTGCTCCGGCGGTCCCGATTCCATGGCCCTGCTCGACCTGGCCGATCGCTTTCGGCGGGACACCGGCGCCTTCGTCGCGGCGGGCCACGTGGATCACGGCCTGCGGGGTCCAGCGTCCCGCGCCGACGCCGCCTTCGTGGAACGTTGGTGCCGTGACCGGGATCTGCCGCTGGATGTCCAACGGGTCGGCGTGCGAACGGGGGCCCGGAAGCGCCGGAAAGGGCTGGAAGAGGCGGCCCGCCATCTTCGCTACGCCGCCTTGGCTCGATCGGCCCGAAAATTTCGCTGTCCGATGGTTCTCACGGCCCACACCCTGGGGGACCAGGCCGAAACGGTCTTTATGAACCTGCTTCGGGGCGCCGGTCCCGCCGGCTTGGCGGGGATGGCCGCCGAGGCCCCCTGGCCCGCGGGGATCGGCCCGCGCCTGGGACGACCGTTGCTCTTGGTATCTCGGAAAGACATTCTCGCCTATTTAAAAAAACGGCGGATTCCCTGGCGGAAGGACGCCACCAACGACGAGCCGGTCTTTCTGCGCAACCGGATCCGCCCGACCCTGCGCCAATGGGAACGGTGGCGGCCTGGTTTTTTCGACCGGGTGGCCCAAACGGCCCAAATCCTGCGGGACGAGGAAGACTATTGGCGGGATCGCCTCGCCGTCCCGGGCCATGCCCATCGACGGAAAAACAGCCCCGCTCGCCTTGATATCGCCCCCTTTTTGAGGTATCCTATCGTTGAACAGCGACGGCGCCTTCGCCACGTTTTCGGCCTTGCCCATTTTGAATCGGTGGAACGGGTCCGGGCCTTGGCGGCGGCGCCCCGGGGCGGCCCCTCCCGCGGCCCTCTGGACCTCCCCGGGGTTCGCGTCGCCCGCGCCGGCCGGTTCCTCCTCTTTCAACGTCGCCGCCCGGGAACCAAATACGGGCGCCGTTCGTTATAG
- a CDS encoding SDR family oxidoreductase, with the protein MKPGVYVVTGGAGFLGSHLSDHLLRRGHRVIGVDNLLTGSPDNIAHLAGHPRYRFIKHDVTQDLYLHGPVNGILHFASPASPRDYLEFPIQTLKVGALGTHKMLGLAKAKNARFLLASTSEVYGDPQVHPQREDYWGHVNPVGPRGVYDEAKRYAEAMAMAYHRAHGVKVRIARIFNTYGPRMRKNDGRAVPEFIDAALNNKPIPVFGRGQQTRSLCYVEDEVEGLLRLLFSSHVGPMNIGNPREITILDIARLVKKLTGSRSPIVHKPLPVDDPKVRQPNIAFARRALRWEPNVTLEEGLRRTVDWFQNAAGPAPKPKRSRKKQ; encoded by the coding sequence GTGAAACCGGGCGTCTACGTCGTCACCGGGGGCGCCGGTTTTCTGGGGTCCCATTTAAGCGACCACCTTCTTCGGCGGGGCCACCGGGTCATCGGCGTGGACAATTTATTGACGGGCTCCCCCGACAACATCGCCCACCTGGCGGGTCACCCGCGTTACCGTTTCATCAAGCACGACGTCACCCAGGACCTTTACCTGCACGGTCCCGTGAACGGGATTCTCCATTTCGCGAGCCCCGCTTCGCCCCGGGATTATTTGGAGTTCCCCATTCAAACCCTCAAAGTCGGCGCCCTGGGCACCCACAAGATGCTGGGCCTCGCCAAAGCCAAGAACGCTCGGTTCCTGCTGGCTTCCACCTCGGAAGTTTACGGCGATCCCCAGGTGCACCCCCAGCGGGAAGATTATTGGGGCCACGTGAATCCCGTGGGGCCCCGGGGCGTTTACGACGAGGCCAAACGCTACGCCGAAGCCATGGCCATGGCCTACCACCGGGCCCACGGCGTCAAGGTGCGCATCGCCCGAATCTTCAACACCTACGGCCCGCGCATGCGCAAAAACGACGGCCGCGCCGTTCCCGAATTCATCGACGCCGCCTTGAACAACAAACCCATTCCCGTCTTCGGCCGGGGCCAACAGACCCGAAGCCTGTGCTACGTGGAGGACGAGGTGGAAGGCTTGTTGCGGCTCCTTTTCTCCAGCCACGTGGGGCCCATGAACATCGGCAACCCCCGGGAAATCACCATTTTGGACATCGCCCGCCTGGTCAAGAAACTGACCGGCAGCCGAAGCCCCATCGTGCACAAACCCCTGCCCGTGGACGACCCCAAAGTCCGCCAGCCCAACATCGCCTTCGCCCGCCGCGCCCTGCGGTGGGAACCGAACGTGACGCTGGAAGAAGGCCTCCGGCGGACCGTTGATTGGTTCCAAAACGCCGCCGGCCCCGCCCCGAAACCGAAGCGATCGAGGAAAAAACAATAA
- a CDS encoding gamma-glutamyl-gamma-aminobutyrate hydrolase family protein (Members of this family of hydrolases with an active site Cys residue belong to MEROPS family C26.): MSARRPPSAAPVLVFRHVPHEGLGTLAPALRAAGYPVRVIDIARGRPALPSPRSLSALIVMGGPMGVYEKSKYPFLRREIAYLRRAIRAKKPLLGVCLGAQLIAHALGQRVYPNDKKEIGWYPLHRTDAARRDPLFARFPKTAAVFQWHGDTFDLPKGATLLATSPRCRHQAFRWGDRVYGLQFHVEVDPAMVREWLSQPGVDQELQAVEGRTRREIRLHRHRRWRGLRRLAQPLFQGWVGILRGTAGLPGRRLAPTPSRP, from the coding sequence ATGAGCGCCCGGCGCCCGCCGTCGGCCGCTCCCGTTCTCGTTTTCCGCCACGTCCCCCACGAAGGCCTCGGGACCCTCGCCCCGGCCCTTCGGGCGGCCGGATACCCCGTTCGCGTCATCGACATCGCCCGGGGGCGTCCCGCCCTGCCGTCCCCCCGAAGCCTCTCCGCGCTGATCGTCATGGGCGGTCCCATGGGCGTCTACGAGAAATCAAAATACCCCTTTCTGCGTCGGGAAATCGCCTACCTCCGCCGAGCTATTCGGGCGAAGAAACCCCTGCTGGGCGTGTGTTTGGGCGCCCAGCTCATCGCCCACGCCCTGGGCCAACGGGTCTATCCCAATGACAAAAAAGAAATCGGTTGGTACCCCCTCCATCGGACCGACGCCGCCCGGCGGGACCCTCTGTTCGCCCGTTTTCCCAAAACCGCCGCGGTCTTCCAATGGCACGGCGATACTTTTGATTTACCGAAAGGCGCCACGCTGCTGGCCACCTCGCCCCGCTGCCGCCATCAGGCCTTCCGCTGGGGCGACCGGGTTTACGGCCTGCAGTTCCACGTGGAAGTCGATCCCGCGATGGTTCGCGAATGGCTTTCCCAACCCGGCGTGGACCAAGAGCTCCAAGCCGTCGAGGGGCGCACACGACGGGAAATCCGCCTCCACCGCCACCGCCGCTGGCGCGGGTTGCGTCGGCTGGCTCAACCCCTGTTCCAAGGCTGGGTGGGGATCCTACGGGGAACGGCGGGCCTCCCCGGGCGACGCCTCGCCCCGACCCCTTCCCGTCCGTGA